The Fusobacterium sp. JB019 genome includes a window with the following:
- a CDS encoding ATP-binding protein, producing the protein MTLNLEKDLYLESLRKSYRKKIWRKFIKAIKDFDLIEEGDKIAVGVSGGKDSLILCKLFQELKRDKSKNFEVVFISMNPGFSEKDLFSFKKNLIDLNISCEIFDSNVWKVAFKEDPENPCFLCAKMRRGVLYNKVEELGCNKLALGHHFDDIVETALINMFYAGTIKTMIPKVNSTSGKLTVIRPMAYIKEKDIISFMNRNNIVPMGCGCSVESGEKDSKRREIKKLLNTLEENNSNIKQSIFNSLKNVNIDYIMGYTKGNKNG; encoded by the coding sequence ATGACATTAAATTTAGAAAAAGATTTATATTTGGAAAGTTTAAGAAAATCTTATAGAAAAAAGATATGGAGAAAATTTATCAAAGCAATAAAGGATTTTGATCTCATTGAAGAAGGAGATAAAATTGCAGTAGGAGTATCTGGAGGAAAAGATAGTTTAATTCTTTGTAAATTATTTCAAGAATTAAAAAGAGATAAAAGTAAAAATTTTGAAGTGGTATTTATTTCTATGAATCCTGGTTTTTCTGAGAAAGATTTATTTTCTTTTAAGAAAAATTTAATAGATTTAAATATTTCTTGTGAAATTTTTGATTCAAATGTTTGGAAAGTTGCCTTTAAAGAAGATCCTGAAAATCCATGTTTTTTATGTGCTAAAATGAGAAGAGGAGTTTTATATAATAAAGTAGAAGAATTAGGCTGTAATAAGTTAGCCTTAGGACATCATTTTGATGATATAGTAGAAACAGCTTTAATTAATATGTTTTATGCAGGAACAATAAAGACTATGATTCCTAAAGTAAATTCTACAAGTGGGAAATTGACAGTAATAAGACCAATGGCTTATATAAAAGAAAAGGATATTATATCGTTTATGAATAGAAATAATATAGTACCTATGGGATGTGGATGTTCAGTTGAATCTGGAGAAAAGGATTCTAAAAGACGTGAGATAAAGAAACTTTTAAATACTTTGGAGGAAAATAATTCTAATATAAAACAAAGTATTTTTAATTCATTAAAAAATGTAAATATAGATTATATTATGGGATATACAAAGGGAAATAAAAATGGCTAA